In Desulfomonile tiedjei DSM 6799, a genomic segment contains:
- a CDS encoding 2-hydroxyacyl-CoA dehydratase subunit D — protein sequence MSVQDPWTIFREMMQSPAAKAGEWKSAVHGRVIGHLLPDVPEEILHASGALPVAIEGAGIHISQAQAHIPGYTCSHAMGALEMGLAEELDVLDGMVIPYVCDTTRNLFHIWDTCFPQMNNEFLRLPKRIDLAAARDYLHAEFSRLFAWACSLTGRTADLSALEASIRLYNQSRSKLRAAYKKYHAQSPEWTAERINLLVASAMRTPREEHLKWMEALPWENDGQSAAKEITRVYVRGKVWDPPGILNLMDNLGLIVTSDEIVTGFRGIQIDAHEEGDPLKALVNRHFAMPPYAGYHTDPAKAANNFVRRVKDSGAQGAIFLNPKFCEAAGFDTPDFQKALTAKNIPSLILETSARGVSIDQVRLRLEAFREMLAEDLP from the coding sequence ATGAGTGTTCAAGATCCCTGGACCATTTTCAGGGAGATGATGCAGTCTCCCGCGGCCAAAGCGGGAGAGTGGAAATCTGCAGTGCACGGCCGCGTCATTGGGCACCTGCTGCCTGACGTTCCGGAAGAAATACTCCACGCGTCCGGAGCGCTCCCTGTAGCTATCGAAGGGGCGGGAATTCACATCTCCCAGGCTCAGGCACATATTCCCGGTTATACGTGCAGCCATGCCATGGGCGCTCTGGAGATGGGATTGGCTGAGGAACTCGACGTGCTGGACGGCATGGTGATTCCGTACGTGTGCGATACGACGAGAAACCTCTTTCACATTTGGGATACCTGTTTTCCTCAGATGAACAATGAATTCTTGCGGCTCCCGAAACGGATCGATCTTGCAGCGGCACGCGACTATTTGCATGCCGAATTCTCGCGGTTGTTTGCATGGGCCTGCAGCTTAACAGGTCGAACAGCGGATCTTTCCGCACTGGAAGCATCCATAAGATTGTACAATCAGAGCAGATCGAAGCTGAGAGCAGCCTACAAGAAGTATCATGCACAATCCCCGGAATGGACTGCGGAACGCATTAATCTCCTGGTGGCCTCTGCCATGAGGACTCCCCGGGAAGAGCACCTGAAGTGGATGGAAGCTCTCCCCTGGGAAAACGACGGCCAATCCGCAGCAAAGGAAATAACTCGTGTATACGTCCGTGGGAAAGTGTGGGATCCCCCAGGAATATTGAACCTCATGGATAATCTCGGGTTGATTGTGACGAGCGACGAGATAGTAACCGGATTCAGAGGAATACAAATCGATGCCCATGAAGAGGGAGATCCACTCAAGGCTCTTGTAAATCGTCATTTTGCCATGCCCCCATACGCCGGATATCATACCGACCCAGCGAAGGCTGCAAACAACTTTGTGCGCAGGGTAAAGGACAGCGGTGCTCAAGGAGCGATCTTTCTGAATCCGAAATTCTGCGAGGCGGCAGGATTCGATACTCCCGACTTTCAGAAGGCGCTTACAGCGAAAAATATTCCGTCACTCATACTGGAAACCTCTGCACGGGGCGTTTCAATCGATCAGGTTCGCCTGAGACTCGAGGCGTTTCGGGAAATGCTGGCAGAAGACCTGCCGTGA
- a CDS encoding coproporphyrinogen III oxidase family protein → MITEALLTAYLKRKYNQTLQFDQVGRIEPPRPRQGAEYLLYVHIPYCEELCPYCSFNRYPLDRSVAREYFRSLTEEILIYRKLGFEFTSVYVGGGTPTVLPEELGALLDDLRTWFQIREISVETNPNHLTDEILEILQKGGVNRLSVGVQSFDDNLLKQMERYHKYGSGDDIRARLASIMGRFDTLNVDMIFNFPTQTMSMLERDLEIIREMQADQVTFYPLMVSEITKKELAKRFGPISYEQERAFYEKIAETLDNEYVCGTAWCFSRKKSMIDEYIVDYDEYVGAGSGSFGYVNGACIANTFSIPEYMHQVSTGNLPILAKKSFSAKEQIHYDFMMKLFGTSLNIKDIEEKFDGKFRKVLWKEIPLFKLLGALINENGSLRLTRKGRYFWVIMMREFFTGVNNFRDMCRAKIKVPNECGQ, encoded by the coding sequence ATGATTACAGAAGCACTGCTTACGGCATATCTCAAACGAAAATACAATCAGACCCTTCAATTCGATCAAGTGGGACGCATTGAACCACCGCGACCGCGTCAAGGAGCGGAATACCTCCTGTACGTTCATATTCCCTACTGTGAAGAACTGTGTCCGTATTGTTCCTTTAATCGATATCCTCTGGACAGGAGCGTGGCACGGGAGTACTTTCGTAGCCTCACGGAAGAGATCCTCATCTACAGGAAACTCGGCTTCGAATTCACCTCGGTATACGTAGGGGGCGGAACTCCAACGGTTCTCCCGGAGGAATTGGGCGCACTGTTAGATGATCTCAGAACGTGGTTTCAGATCAGGGAAATCTCAGTAGAAACCAATCCCAATCATCTCACGGATGAAATTCTGGAAATCCTTCAGAAGGGAGGGGTGAATCGACTATCAGTAGGTGTTCAGAGCTTTGATGACAATCTCCTGAAGCAAATGGAGCGGTATCACAAATACGGGAGTGGTGACGACATCAGGGCACGTCTTGCATCGATCATGGGGAGGTTTGACACTCTCAATGTGGATATGATCTTCAATTTTCCCACACAAACCATGTCGATGCTGGAGCGTGATCTGGAAATAATCAGAGAAATGCAAGCGGATCAGGTTACGTTTTATCCACTCATGGTGTCCGAGATAACAAAGAAAGAATTGGCGAAAAGATTCGGTCCAATAAGCTATGAACAGGAACGAGCTTTTTATGAGAAAATTGCAGAAACGCTCGATAATGAATATGTATGTGGTACAGCCTGGTGCTTTTCACGAAAAAAAAGCATGATAGACGAATACATTGTCGATTACGATGAATACGTCGGAGCGGGAAGCGGGTCCTTTGGATACGTTAACGGCGCCTGCATAGCAAATACTTTTTCCATCCCTGAATATATGCATCAAGTAAGTACGGGAAATCTTCCCATATTGGCAAAGAAGAGCTTTTCCGCTAAAGAACAGATACACTATGATTTCATGATGAAGCTTTTCGGGACCTCGTTGAACATCAAAGACATTGAAGAGAAGTTCGACGGCAAATTTCGGAAAGTTCTGTGGAAAGAGATTCCATTGTTCAAGCTTCTCGGCGCTTTGATCAATGAGAACGGCTCATTACGATTGACCCGCAAAGGCAGATACTTTTGGGTTATCATGATGCGAGAGTTCTTCACAGGAGTGAACAACTTCAGAGACATGTGCCGAGCCAAAATCAAAGTACCCAACGAATGTGGGCAGTGA
- a CDS encoding GAF domain-containing sensor histidine kinase, whose protein sequence is MPKPTYEQLERRVKELERIAGDFIDKEIGFEQDEGFELSILFNISQAVASTMEMDELLAIVCDEVRKALLAEGAGVLLYDENRGDLYWRQVRDSKHILAPQSDDLRLPIDGSIAGWAFKHNKPARVNDVSIDPRYYPEMTKKSGFQIRKVLQVPLNTRDKTIGVLMVMNKIGGDFTEQDEALAMSMGGTIALAIDNATVYKKLKKSKDDLEMIYRASMALATTLDLDHLLSVVITELREALTTEAAGLLLYDERRGDLYWREVQDEKGVISSKTAELRLPLDKSISGQVFQTGEPALLNDPSSNPQFFKPFQERSGFAIRNEIIVPLHTREKTIGVLVVINKKEGNFSEEDVHILTSLAGVVALAVENAQFFEELLSSYRELENLNRVKSKILNHLSHELRTPLAIIRGTLATMWKRLRDMGINDFDRSIDRMNRHVQSLNRLEAQVESIMMTGYTFEKRWITDFLQKALDLMVVQTEWTPKIKEAAEIIHHWLEKTFPTRRDELQRINIREFGTNVYHLVSFKAKEQNRKVNIQFNLEDGVLLIPGHVLTAIMEGLIRNAIEATPDNGSVFVNGVVKGDWYIFTVKDTGVGIPESDKKLIFEGFYPVQETENYSSRRPYSFNAGGKGIDLLRIRMFSELYGFKLSFTTKRCQHLGEDAEMPGDTERCAHCSSPEECANLGGSEFTVDFPLADSKASVRGLQEEAAA, encoded by the coding sequence ATGCCCAAACCAACATATGAACAACTGGAACGGCGGGTAAAAGAACTCGAACGAATAGCGGGCGATTTCATCGATAAGGAAATCGGATTCGAACAGGACGAGGGATTTGAGCTCTCGATTTTGTTCAATATTTCTCAAGCCGTTGCCTCCACTATGGAAATGGACGAGCTTTTGGCCATCGTTTGCGATGAAGTCCGAAAGGCTCTATTGGCTGAAGGTGCCGGCGTGCTTCTGTATGACGAAAACCGCGGAGATCTTTACTGGAGGCAGGTACGCGATTCCAAGCACATACTCGCTCCCCAATCGGACGATTTGAGGTTGCCCATAGACGGAAGTATTGCAGGATGGGCATTCAAGCACAACAAACCTGCTCGCGTAAACGACGTATCCATAGATCCTCGTTACTATCCCGAGATGACAAAGAAAAGCGGGTTCCAGATCCGCAAAGTCTTACAAGTACCACTGAACACGAGAGATAAAACCATCGGCGTGCTCATGGTTATGAACAAAATCGGAGGCGATTTCACCGAACAGGATGAAGCCCTGGCAATGTCCATGGGAGGGACTATTGCCCTCGCTATTGACAATGCGACAGTCTACAAAAAGCTCAAGAAATCCAAAGACGACCTTGAGATGATTTACAGAGCCAGTATGGCTCTTGCGACCACTCTTGATCTGGATCATTTGCTGTCCGTTGTCATCACCGAGCTTCGGGAAGCTCTGACGACTGAAGCAGCAGGATTGCTTCTGTATGACGAACGACGCGGAGATCTCTATTGGCGAGAAGTTCAGGATGAAAAGGGGGTAATCTCATCGAAAACCGCGGAACTGAGGCTTCCTTTGGATAAGAGTATCAGCGGCCAGGTCTTTCAGACCGGAGAGCCTGCTCTGCTGAACGATCCGTCGAGCAATCCCCAATTCTTCAAGCCTTTTCAGGAGCGAAGCGGCTTCGCCATTCGCAATGAAATCATCGTTCCTCTGCATACGAGAGAGAAAACCATCGGTGTCCTGGTTGTAATCAACAAGAAAGAAGGGAATTTTTCGGAAGAAGACGTCCATATCCTTACTTCCCTCGCGGGAGTTGTAGCCCTGGCTGTGGAAAACGCGCAATTCTTCGAGGAACTCCTCAGTTCCTACCGCGAATTGGAAAACCTGAACCGTGTCAAGTCCAAGATCCTCAATCATCTAAGCCATGAATTGCGTACTCCCCTGGCAATAATCCGGGGCACGTTGGCAACTATGTGGAAACGTCTCAGGGATATGGGAATTAACGACTTCGATCGATCCATAGACCGCATGAATCGACACGTTCAGAGCCTCAACCGACTGGAAGCCCAGGTCGAGAGCATCATGATGACCGGGTACACCTTTGAAAAACGATGGATAACGGATTTCCTGCAAAAAGCTCTCGATTTGATGGTGGTTCAGACCGAGTGGACACCAAAAATAAAAGAAGCAGCCGAAATCATCCACCATTGGCTCGAAAAAACATTTCCGACGCGGCGCGATGAGCTTCAGCGGATAAATATTCGGGAATTCGGTACAAATGTATATCACCTCGTGTCATTCAAGGCTAAAGAGCAAAATCGCAAAGTGAATATCCAGTTCAACCTGGAAGACGGCGTACTACTCATTCCCGGTCATGTCCTGACTGCGATTATGGAGGGACTGATCAGGAATGCTATTGAAGCAACCCCCGACAATGGCTCCGTGTTCGTAAACGGGGTCGTCAAAGGAGACTGGTATATTTTCACGGTCAAAGACACGGGAGTCGGAATTCCGGAATCTGACAAGAAATTGATTTTTGAGGGTTTCTATCCTGTGCAGGAGACGGAGAATTACTCCAGCAGAAGACCGTATTCCTTTAACGCGGGAGGCAAAGGAATCGATCTCTTGCGCATCAGAATGTTTTCCGAATTGTACGGCTTCAAACTGTCGTTTACGACGAAACGTTGCCAGCACCTCGGTGAGGACGCCGAAATGCCGGGTGATACCGAGCGATGCGCTCATTGCTCGTCTCCGGAAGAATGTGCGAACCTGGGAGGCTCCGAATTTACGGTGGATTTCCCACTCGCAGACTCAAAAGCGAGTGTTCGGGGGCTGCAGGAAGAGGCAGCAGCATAA
- a CDS encoding carboxymuconolactone decarboxylase family protein, producing the protein MYLPGIFKQFLEEYKDIADAYRKVGDLCDQAGPLDPKTQHLIQLGISIGTESKGGVRSHARRALSAGATEQEVLQTVLLSMSIVGFPAMIAAYGWVKEVLASR; encoded by the coding sequence ATGTATTTACCTGGAATATTTAAACAGTTTCTCGAAGAGTACAAGGATATAGCTGACGCGTATCGAAAAGTGGGCGACCTCTGCGACCAGGCTGGTCCTTTGGATCCGAAAACACAGCATCTCATTCAACTGGGAATCTCAATAGGTACGGAATCCAAGGGCGGAGTGCGTTCCCATGCGAGACGTGCGCTGAGCGCGGGTGCTACCGAACAGGAAGTGCTCCAGACAGTGCTCCTGTCCATGAGTATCGTTGGATTCCCGGCCATGATTGCCGCTTACGGATGGGTCAAAGAGGTTCTGGCCTCACGCTGA
- a CDS encoding IS110 family transposase, which translates to MHEEVFVGIDISKDQLDAHVLPKGMHTTVKNDTQGIDSLIEILHAEPPMVIVMEATGGYEITVAAQLGLAGLPIAVVNPGQVRDFAKGIGKLAKTDAIDAYVLARFAQTVRPIPKPLPTEDEKQIKELVTRRKQLVDLRASEKNRLHRARSNRVQRSIQTVIAALDKEIEDIDKDVDDLIRKSPLWRETEELLRTFKGVGPITARVLMAKLPELGHVSRHEISRLVGLAPLNKDSGKKKGKREISGGRADVRSTLYMAAVAAITSNVVIKPFYQRLIEAGKPFKVAITACMRKMIVILNAMLKKKQPFQVVFS; encoded by the coding sequence ATGCATGAAGAAGTTTTTGTTGGCATAGATATCTCTAAAGATCAGTTGGATGCGCATGTGCTGCCAAAAGGCATGCACACCACCGTCAAGAATGACACTCAAGGCATCGACTCGCTGATTGAGATCCTCCACGCAGAGCCCCCCATGGTAATCGTGATGGAAGCCACCGGAGGCTACGAGATAACCGTTGCGGCCCAGTTAGGTCTCGCCGGCCTGCCGATCGCTGTCGTCAACCCTGGTCAGGTGCGGGACTTTGCCAAAGGCATCGGAAAACTCGCCAAGACAGACGCCATCGATGCTTATGTGCTGGCACGCTTTGCCCAAACGGTTAGGCCCATACCGAAGCCGCTGCCAACGGAGGACGAAAAGCAAATCAAGGAACTCGTAACACGTCGAAAGCAGCTTGTTGATTTGCGTGCATCAGAAAAGAATCGCCTCCATCGAGCCCGTTCCAATCGCGTGCAGCGCAGCATTCAAACGGTCATAGCAGCCCTAGATAAGGAAATCGAAGACATCGATAAAGATGTCGATGACCTTATCAGGAAATCGCCTCTGTGGCGTGAAACAGAGGAACTCCTCCGAACCTTCAAAGGCGTGGGCCCCATAACTGCCAGAGTGCTCATGGCAAAACTGCCCGAACTGGGACATGTCAGCCGTCATGAAATCAGTCGCCTCGTCGGCCTGGCGCCTCTCAACAAAGACAGCGGAAAGAAGAAAGGCAAGCGCGAGATTTCGGGTGGACGGGCGGATGTACGCTCAACCCTGTATATGGCTGCAGTCGCGGCCATAACGTCCAATGTAGTCATCAAGCCTTTCTATCAACGCCTCATTGAGGCTGGAAAACCTTTCAAGGTTGCCATCACGGCTTGTATGCGTAAGATGATCGTCATCCTAAACGCAATGCTCAAGAAAAAACAGCCTTTCCAGGTAGTTTTTTCTTGA
- a CDS encoding RNA polymerase sigma factor, producing MSLYGKTPDIDLVQECLKGSQTAWNEFYTRFLGLVKNIVRRNTGSSPQDIEDLTQSAFLELASALKSFVPGNSLTGFICTVAQRVAVDEFRKTKASKRDARTEPVDHHDGEDENSTIVISNSVSQDRQLERAQLAAQLRRALTGLDPRCRELIELRYMQELPFSEVSQLMGATENTVTVQTKRCLDKLKTAYKDMELRGTSRENT from the coding sequence ATGTCGCTTTACGGTAAGACTCCTGACATAGACTTGGTACAGGAATGTCTCAAAGGATCTCAAACCGCATGGAACGAGTTCTATACTCGCTTCCTGGGATTGGTCAAAAACATCGTGAGGAGAAATACGGGATCTTCTCCACAAGATATAGAGGACTTGACGCAATCGGCTTTTCTGGAGCTCGCATCCGCGTTGAAGAGTTTCGTTCCGGGGAATTCTTTGACGGGATTCATTTGCACAGTCGCTCAGAGAGTGGCCGTTGACGAGTTCAGGAAAACTAAAGCCTCCAAGAGGGATGCTCGCACTGAACCTGTCGATCATCATGATGGGGAAGATGAAAATTCTACTATCGTGATTTCGAATTCGGTGTCTCAGGACAGGCAATTAGAAAGAGCGCAGCTTGCCGCACAGCTCAGAAGAGCATTGACCGGGCTGGATCCCAGGTGTCGCGAGCTGATCGAACTGAGATATATGCAAGAGCTGCCCTTTAGCGAGGTCTCCCAGCTCATGGGAGCAACTGAAAACACCGTCACCGTTCAGACGAAAAGATGTCTGGACAAGCTCAAGACGGCGTACAAGGACATGGAACTGAGAGGGACTTCTCGTGAAAACACCTGA
- a CDS encoding anti-sigma factor family protein yields MKTPEPPHNMEHPKDLLLQYLDDTLSPEQKLELERHIDACSTCALELKDLAKITGALRENKEIYCPDSLEIEEFVRENRDPAGRIAAHLEVCPACSAFAESLRQEDYAREMPVELWHGIQERLEIPSEKRSAPVQPQPEAGLFERFFNRFRIPSFAAAAVVAAVLLLIVVLPRDTTSPLVGLSSVAWENVPKPKVMRPRAAFLVTFPSTTQHLSQKQVDSIYAALQPDLDLLEKYEIVPPSELKSAAKSGEVTINPEQPKEMFESLNSKLGVSIISLVEVSRTDGLFRIKVDVVDTQKGSSMRENTRSGISEEALPKAIREMVFAALQP; encoded by the coding sequence GTGAAAACACCTGAACCACCCCACAATATGGAACACCCGAAAGACTTGCTTCTGCAGTATCTGGACGATACTCTGAGCCCGGAGCAGAAACTGGAGCTTGAAAGGCATATAGACGCGTGCTCGACGTGCGCATTGGAACTGAAGGACCTGGCAAAGATCACGGGTGCACTCAGGGAAAACAAGGAGATCTATTGTCCCGATTCCCTCGAAATAGAAGAATTCGTACGTGAAAACCGAGACCCTGCAGGCCGTATTGCCGCACACCTGGAAGTGTGCCCGGCCTGTTCCGCATTCGCGGAGTCACTACGACAGGAAGACTATGCGCGAGAAATGCCGGTGGAACTCTGGCACGGCATTCAAGAGCGACTCGAAATCCCCTCTGAGAAACGCTCTGCACCGGTTCAACCCCAACCGGAAGCCGGGCTGTTTGAGCGATTCTTCAACCGGTTCAGAATTCCGTCCTTTGCTGCGGCTGCCGTTGTTGCTGCGGTTCTGCTGCTGATCGTGGTTCTTCCCAGGGATACAACCTCGCCCCTTGTCGGACTGAGCTCCGTTGCATGGGAGAATGTACCAAAACCAAAAGTTATGCGTCCGCGAGCCGCATTTCTGGTCACTTTCCCCAGTACGACACAACACCTGTCCCAGAAACAGGTGGACTCTATATATGCAGCTTTACAGCCTGATCTGGACCTACTTGAAAAATATGAAATAGTTCCTCCATCGGAACTGAAGAGTGCAGCGAAATCCGGTGAGGTAACCATCAACCCCGAACAACCAAAAGAAATGTTCGAGAGCCTCAATAGCAAACTTGGCGTATCAATAATCTCACTGGTTGAAGTAAGCCGCACTGACGGCCTATTCCGCATTAAAGTGGACGTTGTGGATACGCAAAAAGGCAGCAGCATGCGAGAGAATACTCGCTCCGGAATATCCGAAGAAGCGCTGCCGAAGGCTATCCGAGAAATGGTCTTTGCAGCTCTGCAGCCCTGA
- a CDS encoding peptide MFS transporter yields the protein MFSGHPKGLFVLFFTEMWERFSYYGMRALLVYYMVRHLRIPQDQASHIYGLYTGLVYLTPFFGGMLADRVIGQHKAVIIGCVLMSIGHFTMAWESLFLPALALLILGNGAFKPNISTQVGNLYSPGDPRRDRAFSIFYVGINIGAFFSPLICGTLGELYGWHYGFAAAGVGMVTGLVIYLLGNHLLPPDALENIKNQTVQPERAFTPEEKDRLWGLIAVCLVSIAFWAAYEQQGNTMALWADVNTDRRILGWEFPASWFQALNPALIFLLTPFLTSFWSRQSRRGNEPSAPTKMAIGCFLLSAGFLVMIVPARLHATSGAPVSFLWLGAFTFLITLGELYLSPIGLSFVTKVSPARIVSTMMGVWFLASFAGNYGAGYLGRYWEKLPRDVFFFVIACVAFAAGVALLLVIRRFRPIITN from the coding sequence ATGTTTTCAGGTCATCCAAAGGGTTTGTTCGTACTGTTTTTCACGGAAATGTGGGAACGTTTTTCCTATTATGGTATGCGAGCTTTGCTCGTCTATTACATGGTCAGACATCTCAGAATTCCCCAGGATCAGGCTTCCCACATCTACGGTCTTTATACCGGGCTTGTGTACCTGACCCCGTTCTTCGGCGGAATGCTCGCAGACAGAGTGATAGGACAGCACAAGGCAGTCATAATCGGTTGTGTCCTTATGTCTATCGGCCATTTCACCATGGCCTGGGAATCGTTGTTCTTGCCTGCCCTCGCGCTTCTGATCCTGGGCAATGGTGCGTTCAAGCCGAATATCTCCACCCAGGTAGGCAATCTGTATTCTCCGGGAGATCCCCGCCGCGACAGAGCGTTCAGCATCTTTTATGTTGGAATCAACATCGGAGCTTTCTTCTCTCCTCTCATATGCGGAACCCTGGGAGAACTGTACGGATGGCATTATGGCTTTGCTGCAGCGGGAGTAGGCATGGTGACAGGGCTGGTTATCTATCTTCTCGGTAACCATTTGCTGCCGCCCGACGCCTTGGAGAATATCAAAAATCAGACCGTGCAACCCGAGCGGGCTTTTACTCCGGAAGAGAAGGATCGACTGTGGGGACTCATTGCGGTATGCCTCGTGAGCATCGCTTTTTGGGCTGCTTACGAACAGCAGGGAAATACCATGGCCTTGTGGGCTGACGTGAATACAGATCGAAGGATTCTCGGCTGGGAATTTCCTGCATCCTGGTTTCAGGCACTCAATCCGGCGCTGATATTTCTGCTCACACCGTTCCTGACTTCCTTCTGGTCGAGACAGTCCCGTAGAGGGAACGAGCCCTCGGCACCGACAAAGATGGCTATCGGATGCTTTCTGCTTTCTGCAGGGTTTCTGGTTATGATCGTTCCTGCAAGGTTGCATGCGACAAGCGGTGCGCCCGTAAGTTTTCTGTGGCTGGGAGCGTTTACGTTCCTGATCACATTAGGCGAACTGTATCTATCGCCAATCGGATTGTCTTTCGTTACCAAAGTGTCGCCGGCACGGATTGTCTCAACAATGATGGGAGTCTGGTTCCTTGCATCTTTCGCAGGGAACTACGGAGCCGGCTATCTTGGCCGATACTGGGAAAAGCTGCCCCGGGACGTCTTCTTCTTCGTGATTGCTTGCGTGGCATTCGCGGCGGGAGTGGCTCTTCTCCTCGTCATTCGCAGATTCCGCCCAATTATCACAAATTGA
- a CDS encoding SUMF1/EgtB/PvdO family nonheme iron enzyme, which produces MIQKHSLTQALSLLQVRKQFVRNCLTRRIVSWGCIILFCVPASAYPQGSASLDYLNVQTSLLSDTKDSWSPTHPAKAGEEISAGFRPDSVAEQIRSAGELLGKGETARAREAVNNALKQCESVNAPQDCAEWAEAIRGLKNALPKSSERITLTNSIGMKLVRIPASEYMMGSPKQEMDWIRLTFKKIWREGHKQWFQDELPLHPVRITKPFYMNSTEITVGQFRQFVKETNHKTDAEKGDGGMIYSKKEERWVPQKGMKWDNVPWQIADDQPAVFISWNDAQAFCRWLSRKEKRTYRLPTEAEWEMGCRGGSAWVRFPWGDRLPGDRDLNFGDGNPKLPESMTTVNDGYEYVSPVGSFPPNGLGLYDMEGNVMEWVEDRYERNYYETSPIEDPKGPASGTSRINKGGNWYASPADCRCAFRGFSGPEMSFFNLGFRVVLEDENQLKTDLAARSDDRGTRSSQATLPPSEEDGLRLFREAMFAAQQQQWDQAIRDLEEALKLYERREDQKWIPRVKATLAGLYAERNRTYKSKELYTQSLAEFRKIGDFNSARVILGRLQELETSPGVKVDEVKKGGIADRAGIVKGDLIVEYAGETGFRVIGFKKLVEDFARADQVTISVMNNNEITTTVVRGGLLGVAVEDIKRPPRPARPQEEDRRRDRPRQRQRPNRR; this is translated from the coding sequence ATGATCCAAAAACATAGTCTGACACAAGCTTTATCGCTACTTCAGGTACGTAAACAATTCGTAAGAAACTGTCTTACACGAAGGATAGTCTCTTGGGGGTGCATAATTCTATTCTGCGTCCCGGCAAGCGCTTACCCACAGGGCTCAGCTTCTCTCGATTACCTGAATGTTCAGACTTCTCTATTGAGTGATACCAAGGATTCCTGGTCGCCGACACATCCTGCCAAGGCCGGTGAAGAAATCTCGGCTGGATTCCGGCCCGATTCCGTTGCAGAGCAAATCCGCAGCGCAGGAGAACTCCTGGGGAAAGGGGAGACTGCTCGCGCCAGAGAAGCTGTGAATAACGCGCTAAAACAGTGCGAGTCCGTGAATGCACCTCAGGACTGTGCAGAGTGGGCTGAAGCAATTCGCGGGCTCAAGAACGCCCTGCCGAAATCGTCGGAACGGATTACTCTAACCAATTCAATAGGAATGAAACTCGTCCGTATTCCCGCTTCCGAGTACATGATGGGGAGTCCCAAGCAAGAAATGGACTGGATACGACTTACCTTCAAGAAAATATGGAGAGAAGGACATAAACAGTGGTTTCAGGACGAATTGCCCCTCCATCCCGTACGCATAACCAAACCCTTCTACATGAATTCCACCGAGATCACGGTAGGTCAGTTCCGCCAATTTGTTAAAGAGACAAACCATAAGACGGATGCCGAAAAAGGCGACGGAGGCATGATCTATAGCAAGAAGGAGGAGCGCTGGGTACCTCAGAAAGGTATGAAGTGGGACAATGTCCCCTGGCAGATCGCAGACGATCAGCCGGCGGTCTTTATATCCTGGAATGACGCGCAAGCGTTCTGCCGCTGGCTGAGCCGAAAAGAAAAGCGGACGTACAGACTTCCCACAGAAGCTGAATGGGAAATGGGGTGCAGAGGTGGCTCCGCGTGGGTCCGGTTTCCCTGGGGAGACAGGCTTCCGGGAGATAGGGATCTGAATTTCGGAGACGGTAACCCGAAACTCCCCGAGAGCATGACAACCGTGAATGACGGGTACGAATACGTATCTCCTGTCGGAAGTTTCCCCCCGAATGGGCTGGGCCTCTACGACATGGAAGGCAATGTCATGGAATGGGTGGAAGACCGGTACGAGCGTAATTATTACGAAACGTCTCCTATAGAGGATCCGAAGGGCCCCGCTTCGGGAACATCGAGAATCAACAAAGGCGGAAACTGGTATGCAAGTCCCGCTGACTGCAGATGCGCTTTCAGAGGATTCTCGGGCCCGGAGATGAGTTTTTTCAATCTTGGTTTCAGGGTAGTCCTGGAGGACGAGAATCAGCTTAAGACCGATCTCGCTGCGCGGTCCGACGACCGCGGAACCCGGTCTTCTCAAGCAACTTTGCCACCCAGCGAAGAAGATGGGCTTCGCCTGTTCCGGGAAGCCATGTTTGCTGCACAACAGCAGCAATGGGATCAGGCAATCAGAGACCTGGAGGAGGCCCTCAAACTGTATGAACGACGTGAGGATCAGAAGTGGATCCCAAGGGTCAAGGCCACACTTGCCGGATTGTATGCAGAAAGGAACCGCACGTACAAGAGCAAGGAATTATATACCCAATCTCTCGCGGAATTCAGAAAGATAGGGGATTTCAACAGCGCTCGCGTCATCTTGGGTCGCCTGCAGGAACTTGAAACGTCTCCGGGCGTGAAAGTGGATGAAGTGAAAAAGGGCGGGATTGCAGATCGGGCCGGAATAGTCAAAGGCGATCTTATAGTAGAATATGCCGGAGAGACCGGTTTCCGGGTAATAGGTTTCAAGAAGCTCGTCGAGGATTTCGCCCGGGCGGATCAGGTTACCATCAGCGTGATGAACAACAACGAGATCACCACTACGGTGGTTCGGGGCGGACTGTTGGGTGTGGCGGTGGAGGATATTAAAAGGCCGCCGCGACCGGCACGGCCTCAAGAAGAGGACCGCCGACGGGATCGTCCGCGACAAAGGCAGCGTCCCAACAGACGTTAA